From one Halosimplex rubrum genomic stretch:
- the tmk gene encoding dTMP kinase, translating into MLVTLEGLDGSGKSSAAAHLAESDALPADAVFTREPTDSWYGEAVARSIGDPDADSLAELFLYTADHADHLDRVVRPALSEGRLVVSDRYSDSRYAYQGATLDAHPHLDVSDPLDYVRDVHAPFTRRPDATVYLDVDPETGARRAGSTNKMEQVGFLESVRENYERLIDDDPERFVRIDATRPQEAVLSDVESAVLDVLGE; encoded by the coding sequence ATGCTCGTGACGCTGGAGGGGCTCGACGGCAGCGGGAAGTCCTCTGCGGCCGCCCACCTCGCCGAGAGCGACGCCCTGCCCGCCGACGCGGTGTTCACCCGCGAGCCCACCGACTCGTGGTACGGCGAGGCGGTCGCCCGTTCGATCGGCGACCCCGACGCCGACTCGCTGGCCGAGCTGTTCCTCTACACCGCCGACCACGCCGACCACCTCGACCGGGTGGTCCGGCCGGCGCTCTCGGAGGGCCGGCTCGTCGTCTCCGACCGCTACTCCGACTCCCGGTACGCCTACCAGGGCGCGACGCTCGACGCCCACCCGCACCTCGACGTTTCCGATCCGCTCGACTACGTCCGCGACGTACACGCTCCCTTCACTCGCCGCCCGGACGCGACGGTCTACCTCGACGTCGACCCCGAGACCGGCGCCCGCCGGGCGGGGTCGACCAACAAGATGGAGCAGGTGGGGTTCCTCGAATCGGTCCGCGAGAACTACGAGCGACTGATCGACGACGACCCCGAGCGGTTCGTCCGGATCGACGCGACCCGCCCCCAGGAAGCGGTGCTCTCGGACGTGGAGTCGGCCGTGCTGGACGTGCTGGGGGAGTGA
- a CDS encoding thiamine pyrophosphate-dependent enzyme: MHRVIGERSLSETSVDPDLARALLRDIVRARVFDERAVALQRRGWMSGYPPFVGQEGSQVGAARALTDDDWLFPTYRSNAMQLARGRSPADILRFRRGFSEYEPADGSETHAGRRPVTFTQATPIATQLPHAVGAGMAAAHRGDERVACACLGDGATSEGDFHEALNFAGVFSAPVVFFCENNGWAISVPTDRQTASETVAGKARAYGFEGVRVDGNDPVAVYETVAEARESALSGDPVLVESLTYRQGAHTTSDDPDRYRDAAAEDLPDWRTADPLERYGDYLREAGVVDDGFVEAAREAAEGEIDEAVAAAERSERDPGDVFDHAYAALPPRVRDQRRAVAERAAGDRPAAGSEGLPGDESRE; this comes from the coding sequence ATGCACCGCGTCATCGGCGAGCGGTCGCTGAGCGAGACGAGCGTCGACCCGGACCTGGCGCGCGCGCTGCTTCGGGACATCGTCCGCGCTCGCGTCTTCGACGAGCGGGCGGTCGCGCTCCAGCGCCGCGGGTGGATGAGCGGCTATCCCCCCTTCGTGGGCCAGGAGGGGTCCCAGGTCGGCGCCGCCCGCGCCCTGACCGACGACGACTGGCTCTTCCCGACCTACCGCTCGAACGCCATGCAGCTCGCCCGCGGTCGCTCGCCCGCCGATATCCTCCGGTTTCGCCGCGGGTTCTCCGAGTACGAACCCGCGGACGGGTCGGAGACCCACGCCGGCCGGCGGCCGGTCACGTTCACGCAGGCGACGCCGATCGCGACCCAGCTCCCCCACGCGGTCGGCGCGGGGATGGCCGCCGCACACCGCGGCGACGAGCGCGTCGCGTGCGCCTGTCTCGGCGACGGCGCCACGAGCGAGGGGGACTTCCACGAGGCCCTCAATTTCGCGGGCGTGTTCTCGGCGCCGGTCGTCTTCTTCTGCGAGAACAACGGCTGGGCGATCAGCGTGCCGACCGACCGCCAGACCGCGAGCGAGACCGTCGCCGGGAAGGCCCGCGCCTACGGGTTCGAGGGCGTGCGAGTCGACGGCAACGACCCGGTCGCGGTCTACGAGACCGTCGCCGAGGCCCGGGAGTCGGCGCTGTCGGGCGACCCGGTCCTCGTCGAGAGCCTGACCTACCGGCAGGGGGCGCACACCACCAGCGACGACCCCGACCGCTACCGCGACGCCGCGGCCGAGGACCTGCCCGACTGGCGGACCGCCGACCCGCTGGAGCGGTACGGCGACTACCTGCGCGAGGCGGGCGTCGTCGACGATGGGTTCGTCGAGGCGGCGCGCGAGGCGGCCGAAGGCGAGATCGACGAGGCCGTGGCGGCCGCGGAGAGGAGCGAGCGCGACCCCGGCGACGTGTTCGACCACGCCTACGCGGCGCTCCCGCCTCGGGTCCGCGACCAGCGCCGGGCGGTCGCCGAGCGAGCCGCCGGCGACCGGCCCGCCGCCGGGAGCGAGGGGCTCCCGGGCGACGAGTCGCGGGAGTGA